The following proteins are encoded in a genomic region of Triticum dicoccoides isolate Atlit2015 ecotype Zavitan chromosome 1B, WEW_v2.0, whole genome shotgun sequence:
- the LOC119310705 gene encoding uncharacterized protein LOC119310705 has product MARLSATTTALLLATVVFFIAAGAAEAGPTHNGDAVTKDFILARGIKLHISKQGTATDHIFAGGSKLFIARHDAAPADHALAGGSKLFIARHDAAPADHASARGSKLDVTQSKISIPKKRLAVSQSKASVVQKKGFIFLEGRKLAAGGGALPSADTAGAAPGAVQACDQLEAYQRVCHTLLHLPGVTTARTLMETAVRVALGRARAAKVTFDAAKAASGAGNPMASILGSCEQNYDDLVDALEEVSRAMHKPGTSSESLVEKMTAASTYAGDCDNWYEERDVKSPYEVMQRHLAQMVSVALGLANKKL; this is encoded by the coding sequence ATGGCGCGGctctccgccaccaccaccgccctcctcctcgccaccgtcgtcttcttcatcgccgccggcgccgccgaggCCGGCCCGACCCACAACGGCGACGCCGTCACCAAGGACTTCATCCTCGCCCGGGGCATAAAGCTGCACATCTCGAAGCAGGGCACGGCGACCGACCACATCTTCGCCGGGGGCAGCAAGCTCTTCATCGCGAGGCACGACGCGGCGCCGGCCGACCACGCCTTGGCCGGGGGCAGCAAGCTCTTCATCGCGAGGCACGACGCGGCGCCGGCCGACCACGCCTCCGCCCGGGGCAGCAAGCTCGACGTCACGCAGAGCAAGATCAGCATCCCGAAGAAGAGGCTCGCCGTCTCGCAGAGCAAGGCGTCCGTCGTCCAGAAGAAGGGCTTCATCTTCTTGGAAGGGCGCAAGCTGGCCGCCGGCGGGGGCGCGTTGCCGTCGGCGGACACGGCCGGCGCGGCCCCGGGGGCGGTGCAGGCGTGCGACCAGCTGGAGGCGTACCAGCGGGTGTGCCACACGCTGCTGCACCTGCCCGGGGTGACGACGGCGCGGACGCTGATGGAGACGGCGGTGCGGGTGGCGCTGGGGCGGGCGCGGGCGGCCAAGGTGACGTTCGACGCGGCCAAGGCGGCGTCCGGGGCCGGGAACCCGATGGCGTCCATCCTGGGGTCGTGCGAGCAGAACTACGACGACCTGGTGGACGCGCTGGAGGAGGTGAGCCGGGCGATGCACAAGCCCGGCACCAGCAGCGAGAGCCTGGTGGAGAAGATGACGGCGGCCAGCACCTACGCCGGCGACTGCGACAACTGGTACGAGGAGCGCGACGTCAAGTCGCCCTACGAGGTCATGCAGCGCCACCTCGCCCAGATGGTCTCCGTCGCCCTCGGCCTCGCCAACAAGAAGCTCTGA